In Chromobacterium rhizoryzae, one genomic interval encodes:
- a CDS encoding ABC transporter ATP-binding protein gives MLKTFIRLLGEDAAKLRRYAWLALTYSLLCGVTIVMLAPVLSHLLAGEARAAGAWLAAQALGVALCWGLRRKVEKAGIAVGIAVLQGGRHRLAEHVGGLPVGWFSAGNTARLNHIATQGMMEMAQLPAHVFTPLFVGVVTPVVVLGALFAVNPLMGWVGLASLPCLLLVFGLTARLSQRADQAYQQHAGQSSQRMVEFAQAQSVLRAFNGESGGTRFLEQAIAQQQRSGRRLIRLSALSSVLNVWAVQASFAALLLVAALWLSDHAGLGLTPATVIPALVALMLMSRFIDPLLDVAGYSEVLRGARGQLQAVAKLFEVEPMAEPVRSGEPADASVELHRVGFRYGPEQVQVLSELSLRIAPGSMTALVGASGSGKTTVLRLIARFFDVDQGEVKVGGVDVRDLSSERLAGQISQIFQDAYLFQGSIGDNIRIGKPDASDAEVLAAARLAGVEEIIERLPQGLDTPVGEGGARLSGGERQRISIARALIKDAPILLVDEATAALDTENQAAIAEALARLRGKRTLIVIAHQLSTVEMADQIVVLEDGKVREQGSHAELSARAGLYAHFLEQRRSAKGWRITAAPAAEALS, from the coding sequence ATGTTGAAGACTTTTATTCGGCTGCTGGGGGAGGACGCGGCCAAATTGCGCCGTTACGCGTGGCTGGCGCTGACCTACAGCCTGCTGTGCGGCGTGACCATCGTGATGTTGGCGCCGGTGCTCAGCCATCTGCTGGCCGGCGAGGCGCGCGCGGCCGGCGCGTGGCTGGCGGCGCAGGCATTGGGCGTGGCGCTGTGCTGGGGCTTGCGGCGCAAGGTGGAGAAAGCCGGCATCGCGGTCGGCATCGCCGTGCTGCAAGGCGGACGCCATCGTTTGGCCGAGCATGTCGGCGGCCTGCCGGTGGGCTGGTTCAGCGCCGGCAACACCGCCCGGCTCAATCACATCGCCACCCAGGGCATGATGGAAATGGCCCAACTGCCGGCCCATGTGTTCACCCCGTTGTTTGTCGGCGTGGTGACGCCGGTGGTGGTGCTGGGCGCGCTGTTCGCCGTCAATCCGCTGATGGGCTGGGTGGGGCTGGCCAGCCTGCCTTGCCTGCTGCTGGTGTTTGGGCTGACCGCGCGGCTGAGCCAGCGCGCGGACCAGGCCTATCAGCAGCACGCCGGCCAGAGCAGCCAGCGCATGGTGGAGTTCGCGCAGGCGCAATCGGTGCTGCGCGCCTTCAACGGCGAAAGCGGCGGCACGCGTTTTCTGGAGCAGGCCATCGCCCAGCAGCAGCGCTCCGGCCGGCGCCTGATCCGGCTGTCGGCCTTGTCCTCGGTGCTCAACGTCTGGGCGGTGCAGGCCAGTTTCGCCGCGCTGCTGCTGGTGGCCGCGCTGTGGCTGAGCGACCATGCCGGCCTGGGCCTGACCCCGGCCACGGTGATTCCGGCGCTGGTGGCGCTGATGCTGATGAGCCGCTTCATCGACCCGCTGCTGGACGTGGCCGGCTATAGCGAGGTGCTGCGCGGCGCGCGCGGCCAGCTGCAGGCGGTGGCCAAGCTGTTCGAGGTGGAGCCCATGGCCGAGCCGGTCCGTTCCGGCGAACCGGCGGACGCCTCGGTGGAGTTGCACCGGGTGGGCTTCCGCTACGGGCCGGAACAGGTGCAAGTGCTGAGCGAGCTCAGCCTGCGGATAGCGCCGGGCAGCATGACGGCGCTGGTGGGCGCGTCCGGTTCCGGCAAAACCACGGTGTTGCGCCTGATCGCCCGCTTCTTCGATGTGGACCAGGGCGAGGTGAAAGTGGGTGGCGTGGATGTCCGCGACCTGTCCAGCGAACGGCTGGCCGGCCAGATCAGCCAGATCTTCCAGGACGCTTATCTGTTCCAGGGCAGCATCGGCGACAACATCCGCATCGGCAAGCCGGACGCCAGCGACGCCGAAGTGCTGGCGGCGGCCAGGCTGGCCGGGGTGGAGGAAATCATCGAACGCCTGCCGCAGGGCCTGGACACGCCGGTGGGCGAGGGCGGCGCGCGCTTGTCCGGCGGCGAGCGCCAGCGCATTTCCATTGCGCGGGCGCTGATCAAGGACGCGCCCATCCTGCTGGTGGACGAGGCCACGGCGGCGCTGGACACCGAGAACCAGGCCGCCATCGCCGAGGCGCTGGCCCGGCTGCGCGGCAAGCGCACCCTGATCGTCATCGCCCACCAGCTGTCCACGGTGGAGATGGCGGACCAGATCGTGGTGCTGGAGGACGGCAAGGTGCGCGAGCAAGGCAGCCATGCCGAGCTGAGCGCGCGCGCCGGCCTTTACGCCCACTTCCTGGAGCAGCGCAGAAGCGCAAAAGGCTGGCGCATCACCGCGGCGCCGGCCGCAGAGGCCCTGTCTTGA
- a CDS encoding siderophore ABC transporter substrate-binding protein has translation MSIHKTPRARAALLALAVAGGLLGCDARQAAPEAAAAAPAAQAAYAPLTVKHELGTTQIKKRPERVVAFDMSELDALDQLGAPVAGISKDYVAGFLKKYEQDPKVMDVGTTIQPNLERLHALKPDLILISPLQAQSYPELSRIAPTLHYDIDLNNRPGHTLDTAKEHLLTLGRILGKEALAREKAGEIDAKIKQVREVTAGRPEKALIVLHNNGAFTSYGVRSRYGYIFDTLGVKPASNETNSGLHGQPISNEFIQQADPDILYVIDRTAVMERRPALNLKTLDNPLLRQTKAWRKGKVIFADAETWYLCTASLSCLNRIGDEVIKGYRS, from the coding sequence ATGAGCATTCATAAGACGCCGCGCGCGCGCGCGGCCCTGCTGGCGCTGGCCGTGGCCGGCGGCTTGCTGGGCTGCGACGCCCGACAGGCCGCGCCGGAAGCGGCCGCCGCCGCGCCGGCGGCCCAGGCCGCCTACGCCCCGCTCACCGTCAAGCATGAGCTGGGCACCACCCAGATCAAGAAGCGGCCGGAGCGGGTGGTGGCCTTCGACATGAGCGAGCTGGACGCGCTGGACCAGTTGGGCGCGCCGGTGGCGGGCATCTCCAAGGACTATGTGGCCGGCTTCCTGAAGAAGTACGAGCAGGACCCCAAGGTGATGGACGTGGGCACCACCATCCAGCCCAATCTGGAACGGCTGCACGCGCTCAAGCCGGACCTGATCCTGATCTCGCCGCTGCAGGCGCAGAGCTATCCGGAGCTGAGCCGCATCGCGCCGACGCTGCATTACGACATCGACCTCAACAACCGCCCCGGCCATACCCTGGACACGGCCAAGGAGCATTTGCTGACCCTGGGCCGGATTTTGGGCAAGGAGGCGCTGGCGCGCGAGAAAGCCGGCGAGATCGACGCCAAGATCAAGCAGGTGCGCGAGGTGACCGCCGGCCGCCCGGAGAAGGCCTTGATCGTGCTGCACAACAACGGGGCCTTCACCTCCTACGGCGTGCGCTCGCGCTACGGCTACATCTTTGACACCCTGGGCGTGAAGCCGGCCAGCAATGAGACCAATAGCGGCCTGCACGGCCAGCCCATCTCCAATGAGTTCATCCAGCAGGCGGACCCGGACATCTTGTACGTGATAGACCGCACCGCGGTGATGGAGCGGCGGCCAGCCCTGAATCTGAAAACCCTGGACAACCCGCTGCTGCGGCAGACCAAGGCCTGGCGCAAGGGCAAGGTGATCTTCGCCGACGCCGAAACCTGGTATCTGTGCACCGCCAGCCTGAGCTGCCTGAACCGGATTGGGGATGAGGTGATCAAGGGCTATCGCAGCTGA
- a CDS encoding iron ABC transporter ATP-binding protein, which yields MITLERVYKAYGDKQVLRDVNLSFPSRQVTSLIGPNGAGKSTLLMSVARLLKPSAGRILMDGEEIERIPLRSYAKRVATLRQHPNIGLRLTVEELVGFGRFPYSQGLLSRDDRRAVDEALAFLGLQPLRARYLDELSGGQRQMAFLAMSIAQQSDYLLLDEPLNNLDMKHAVRIMQAIRRLSEEQGRTVILVVHDINFAANYSDHIVAMKAGAVHGCGPVAEVVTQARLRDLYGLAVDILPSERGFVCNYFNPSPTGETV from the coding sequence ATGATCACGCTTGAGCGCGTCTACAAAGCCTACGGCGACAAACAGGTGCTGCGCGACGTCAATCTCAGTTTTCCCTCCCGGCAAGTCACCTCGCTGATCGGCCCCAACGGCGCCGGCAAGAGCACGCTGCTGATGTCCGTCGCCCGGCTGCTGAAGCCCAGCGCCGGCCGCATTCTGATGGACGGCGAGGAGATAGAGCGGATTCCGCTGCGCAGCTACGCCAAGCGCGTGGCCACCTTGCGTCAGCACCCCAATATCGGCCTGCGCCTGACGGTGGAGGAGCTGGTGGGTTTCGGCCGCTTCCCCTACAGCCAGGGCCTGCTGAGCCGGGACGACCGCCGCGCGGTGGACGAGGCGCTGGCCTTCCTGGGCCTGCAGCCGCTGCGCGCCCGCTATCTGGACGAGCTCAGCGGCGGCCAGCGGCAGATGGCTTTTCTGGCGATGAGTATCGCCCAGCAGTCCGACTACCTGCTGCTGGACGAGCCGCTCAACAACCTGGACATGAAGCACGCGGTGCGCATCATGCAGGCGATACGCCGGCTGAGCGAGGAACAAGGCCGCACCGTGATCCTGGTGGTGCATGACATCAACTTCGCCGCCAATTACTCGGACCACATCGTCGCGATGAAGGCGGGCGCGGTGCATGGCTGCGGCCCGGTGGCCGAGGTGGTCACCCAGGCGCGGCTGCGCGATCTCTACGGCCTGGCCGTGGACATCCTGCCCAGCGAGCGCGGCTTCGTCTGCAATTACTTCAATCCCTCACCCACTGGAGAAACCGTATGA
- a CDS encoding iron chelate uptake ABC transporter family permease subunit — MRDALIRRGVWALAAALALAFLLLGSGLDFDYVIPNRLIRLAAMGVAGVCIAVSALTFQTLTGNRILTPAIMGYEAIYLLLQALLVLLLGAQSLALLGRHGNALLSIAVMLAYSWALHRALFRKERNDLYLLLLSGLVLTMVLGTFTQFIQLKTSPGEFAILQGFSYASFNRIQPGALLFAALLTAAAAWLVRRRLAVLDVLLLGREQAISLGVDYPGNVRMQLALIAVLAAVSTSLVGPTAFMGVFVANITYALARTFRHRVTLPLACAVAITIFIAAQLLVEQLFNYKTTVSILVNLVCGAYFLALMVRSRGHA; from the coding sequence ATGAGGGACGCCCTGATCCGCCGCGGCGTCTGGGCGCTGGCGGCGGCGCTGGCGCTGGCGTTCCTGCTGCTGGGCTCCGGCCTGGATTTCGATTACGTGATTCCCAACCGCCTGATCCGCCTGGCGGCGATGGGGGTGGCCGGCGTCTGCATCGCCGTGTCCGCGCTCACCTTCCAGACGCTGACCGGCAACCGCATCCTGACCCCGGCCATCATGGGCTACGAGGCGATCTACCTATTGCTGCAGGCGCTGCTGGTATTGCTGCTGGGCGCGCAAAGCCTGGCGCTGCTGGGCCGCCACGGCAACGCGCTGCTGTCCATCGCGGTGATGCTGGCCTATTCCTGGGCCCTGCACCGCGCGCTGTTCCGCAAGGAGCGCAACGATCTCTATCTGCTGCTGCTGAGCGGCCTGGTGCTGACCATGGTGCTGGGCACTTTCACCCAGTTCATCCAGCTCAAGACCAGCCCCGGCGAGTTCGCCATCCTGCAGGGCTTCAGCTACGCCTCCTTCAACCGGATCCAGCCCGGGGCGCTGCTGTTCGCCGCGCTGCTCACCGCGGCCGCGGCCTGGCTGGTGCGCCGGCGGCTGGCGGTGCTGGACGTGCTGCTGCTGGGGCGAGAGCAGGCCATTTCCCTGGGCGTGGATTACCCCGGCAATGTGCGCATGCAGCTGGCGCTGATCGCGGTGCTGGCGGCGGTGTCCACCAGCCTGGTGGGGCCCACCGCCTTCATGGGCGTCTTCGTCGCCAACATCACTTATGCGCTGGCGCGCACCTTCCGGCACCGGGTCACGCTGCCGCTGGCCTGCGCCGTCGCCATCACCATCTTTATTGCTGCCCAACTCCTGGTGGAGCAGCTGTTCAATTACAAAACCACCGTCAGCATTCTGGTCAACCTGGTGTGCGGGGCCTATTTCCTGGCGCTGATGGTGCGCAGCAGAGGACATGCATGA
- a CDS encoding ABC transporter permease → MKRLALPLLLLACSGLSLMVGAKQMAWTGPLALSDDSWLTLTASRLPRLAALLLVGVGLSVCGVILQQIVRNRFVEPATSGGLDAAKLGILVGLSLAPEAGNLGRMLFALAFCFVSSLVFIAIIRRIQFKNTVLVPVIGLMYGSVLSAVAEFYAYRHNILQSMQGWLLGDFSKIVEGNYEIVYLILPIVALAYCYAHRFTVLGMGEEMAASLGLSYAATAALGLVLVAVTVAATVITVGAIPFVGLVIPNLVALRWGENLQRTLPIVAACGALLMLVCDIIGRLLIYPFEVPIGLTAGSVGGVLFLMMILWKHK, encoded by the coding sequence TTGAAACGACTCGCCTTGCCGCTGCTGCTCTTGGCCTGCAGCGGCTTGTCCCTGATGGTGGGGGCCAAACAGATGGCCTGGACCGGGCCGCTGGCCCTGTCCGACGACAGCTGGCTGACCCTCACCGCCAGCCGGTTGCCGCGCTTGGCGGCGCTGCTGCTGGTGGGGGTGGGGCTGTCGGTGTGCGGGGTGATTTTGCAGCAGATCGTGCGCAACCGCTTTGTGGAGCCGGCCACCTCCGGCGGGCTGGACGCGGCCAAGCTGGGCATCCTGGTGGGGCTGAGCCTGGCGCCGGAGGCCGGCAATCTGGGGCGGATGCTGTTCGCGCTGGCTTTCTGTTTTGTCTCCAGCCTGGTCTTCATCGCCATCATCCGCCGCATCCAGTTCAAGAACACCGTGCTGGTGCCGGTGATAGGGCTGATGTACGGCAGCGTGCTCAGCGCGGTGGCCGAGTTCTACGCCTACCGCCACAACATCCTGCAAAGCATGCAGGGCTGGCTGCTGGGCGATTTTTCCAAGATCGTCGAAGGCAATTACGAGATCGTCTACCTGATCCTGCCCATCGTCGCGCTGGCGTATTGCTACGCCCACCGCTTCACCGTGCTGGGCATGGGCGAGGAGATGGCGGCCAGCCTGGGCCTGAGCTATGCGGCCACCGCGGCGCTGGGCCTGGTGCTGGTGGCGGTGACGGTGGCCGCCACCGTCATCACCGTGGGCGCCATTCCCTTTGTCGGCCTGGTCATTCCCAATCTGGTGGCGCTGCGCTGGGGCGAGAACCTGCAGCGCACGCTGCCCATCGTCGCCGCCTGCGGCGCCTTGTTGATGTTGGTCTGCGACATCATCGGCCGCCTGCTGATCTACCCGTTTGAAGTGCCCATCGGCCTGACCGCGGGCAGCGTGGGCGGCGTCCTGTTCCTGATGATGATTCTATGGAAGCACAAATGA